The region atcacggacatgacgaggagtcttgaaatggtcgagaggtaaagatccatgtattggaaggttgtattcggacattggaatggtttcgagtgattcgggtattttaccggagtaccgaggggttaccggaaccccccggggaagtgttgggccaacatgggcctaagggagagagaggggagcccgcggggggtggccgcgcgccccccctgctagggagtcctaataggacaaggaggaggggtcggcgcccccctttcctttccctctccctctccttcctattcccttaggtggagaagggaaaagggggggggggcgaattctacttggactaggagtccaagtaggacaccCTCCATGGCgcacccctcctggccgccggcctcttccccccccccctcctttatatacgtgggcagggggcaccccaaaggaacaCCAagagttctcttagccgtgtgtggtgccccctccatagtttactcctccggtcatagcgtcgtagtgcttaggcgaagccctgcgcggatcacatcaccatcatcgtcaccacgccgtcgtgctgatggaactctccctcgaccctctactagatcaagagttcgagggacgtcatcgagctgaacgtgtgctgaacttggattggttggatcgtgaagatgttcgactacatcaaccgcgttaatctaacgcttccgctttcagtctacaagggtacatggacacactctccccgtcttgttgctatacatctcctagatagatcttgcgtgatcgtaggatttttttgaaattgcatgctacgttccccaacaattgtgTCTATGATATCGCTACGTCGTACGCCATAAGCGTTATAATGTTATGACAGGGTCGGTCGCCATAAAACACGTTACGCCATAAAAACATTGGCTACAGACAATGATGTGAGTGTGGGCATGACGATGGCTCTGACATCGAAAACACCGAAGCGGCGATGAGGGGAGAGAGAGCGAGTGTGTGTGAACTGCCGTGTGAGGTGACTGGAGAGAGCGTTGGGAGCTATGAGACGTCCCGTCGTCTCCCGCGCTTCCCCACACGTGCATATGCTCATTACACATGGCTTGAGCGAGTCTGGCTCTGGAAAAACAGTCGATTCAGCCATTCCCCTGGATGCAGGCCCATAGCTACTTTAAGTTTCGTGCGGGTGAGGAAACAGATGCAGCCTAGGCAACCAAACAGGCCGATTTCATCTCGCGCGGGCCTGGCTGAGGGGAATGTGGCCTACCAAACACATCATAATTCACACCTTGTTAGTTCTCTTTTTTGTTTGCACAGTTGCACAAGGTGCTAGTTTTGAAGATGAGATTTGATATCTGGAACCGGCGAGTTGGAGCATGAGGTCTTTTTTGCCAATATCATAGTGGCACCTGCTACAACATCTTCTTTGTCAACCAACTAGTATTGGGTGAAGTAAAGCTAACTTGAGAGGGAGAATGCTCACCTGATTCGGCATAAGGTTGTGTCTATGATGTCTATCTTGTATGACCTGTCGTTAAACTCaggttatttcatgccctgttaggcctcttttggtttgtagggtaggaaaatcataggaataggaaagtcataggaaatgagatgacatgcatcttagATCCTATAAGTAGGATTAGGAAAGGAGATGTCCTTTGATTcgcatcataggatttttttttcattgagtctaggctaatgtttattttcctatgaaatgtggaggatagaaagaattcctccataggaataggattcTATTCCTACAAAACAAAGGGCActaaaggaatttttcctatagaaatcatatcctatgaaattcctacgaaattcctccaaaccaaaagaGGCCTTAATCTGTTAAAAAAAACAGCTCGGGCCGTTTCATGGAGTTGCTTTTTTCAGTGATCCGGTAAAGAAAAGAACATGTTCATTACTGGGTCCATCACGCCGAAACACTACTGAAAGAGCAAAATGTTGACGTGATAATGACCTACTTCACCTACATTGAAACCACGAGAGGTAGCAAATTTGATTTTACTTGTAAACGAAAGGAAGAACGGCTGATTGAAACAAAAGGAAGACAAATTTTCCAATCAACCTATATGCACACGTTATAAGACAGCTGATTATTCAGCCATACTTAACACAACATAATTTTccctgcaaaaaataaaataaaaataacacAACATAACTCCTGGTGCAATGCTCTTTCTCCCGCGCCATATGTTTCGAGGTGCTGCGCATTGTGCGCCGCGAACGGCATACGCCTTCCCAGCATGACTCCGTGGTGGATTGGTGGACCAACGCCAGCACCTCGGAGCCAGCTACGGCAAGGAAGGACTTGAACTCCTTGGTTATCCTCGTCATGCGTAGGATCTGAAACGAGCGCAACAGTAGGGTTGGTGTTCGATAAGgccataagggcatctccagccgcgcccccaacaggccctccaggctattttttcggcgccggcgccgaaaaaacggcccagtcgcgtccccaggacgccgaaaatcgccggttcggatcttttttccgcccggcggtcacaggccgaacccggcgtgctggggagccgttgggggctccggcgctagggaaaagcacgcctggcccacaccgacaggggaaaagtcaaggttttcttcccccgactcgcctcgcaccccccgcgccctcggccaccactagctatatcccggcgacggccgccggcctgctccgctagatagccattccccgccggaaaatagcagcgcttcgccgcggcagcccctcccgcaGCACCTAGTCatttccggccgccgtttccggccgcggaggcgcggtttaacggcgggtacacgcccaccgagcgcaaggtgttcggcgttttgactgtctcggcgatggactcggatgaggaggaagagctcgccgcgctgctggaggaggaagtcgcgaccgacgtccaggaagaagagcatctgatggtgctcgccgccctcgcccagctgctggcgagcaatgaaaagccgcatcgaggtggctcggcgccggggcgggtgaaagcaaagaaccggcatcatctgcaaggctactgcatgctctactccgactacttcgccgatgctccacttcatggcgagagaacatttcggcgccgttatcggatgagccgaaagctcttcctcaggattgtgaattccatccgggagttcgacaactacttcaagtgcaagatggattgcactggcgctcttggattcacctccatccagaaatgcacgacagcgatgaggatgcttgcatatgaagctcccagtgattcactcgacgactatgggcgcatggccgagtccaccagcatagagtgtttctacaagttctgtcgggcagtggtggcaatgtttgggccacaatacttgagaacacccaatgcagaagacactgctcggatcctagcccagaatgcagcaagaggatttcctgggatgcttggaagcatcgactgcatgcattggcaatggaagaactgcccatttggttggcaggggatgtacaaaggcgccaaaggcggttgcagtgtggtgcttaaggtggtagccacacaggacctctggatttggcactccttctttggtatgccaggaactcacaatgacatcaacgtgttgcagtgctctcctgtttttgccaagctcgttgagggtcattctcctccggtgaacttcgagatcaatgggcaccaatacaacaaggggtactatctagctgacggcatctatccgagatggtcgacatttgtgaagacgatcacaaaccctgtggcaggaggcaagaacgcctggtttgcgaaggttcaagaggcttgcaggaaggatgtcgagtgggcatttggtgtgctccaatctcgattcgctgttgttcggtaccccgctcagacctggtcgaaagattaaATGTGGgatatcatgacttgctgtgtcatcttgcacaacatgatcatcgagagcgagcaagaagacccaatgtttgacactgaaccatactacaggcagggtcctctagccgaagttgatcatcagctaccggcaacttggactgcctatctcagtatgcgtcaggagatccgagacccacaggtgcatcatcaattgcagaaagatctgattgagcacctatggaggctcaagggggacgccgcgtgatgaaatacgagtttttatttgttgaactatataatttgtattgaaatatttgttgttgtagtattttgttgaagtatttgatttttttgtgatgaaatatgtgataaggaataattgtgttgataattgaacgccgagacacggcgaaaccacgccgaatatgggcctattctcgcccatatgggccgtttattcgccgaaattaggctgcaaagtgggccaatttcggcgcctgggggcgacgactgggcgcaaaaccgccccagcgccgagtgtatcgccggctcgcccccaaagGGCGATTTGTATGCGTCCTGGGAGGGCCAACGGCCTAACATCTCGGCCGCCGCTTCGGTGGTAGTGGCGGGCATTGTTCCCGAATGGAATGGAGGCTATGGCTACTCGCGTGGCGGCAGAGGGGCCGTAACCGTAGAGTTGTGGGTAGGCACGAGTAGTTAGGCAGAGCTCTGCCGGTGGATTTGGGTGGTGTGGCCTCTGTTACGAGGTTCTGTAAAACTTGCATCTCTTTTTCCCTCTTAATCTTAATGATATGACAGCGCAATTCTCTTGCGCGTTCCGAAAGAAAAAACACAACATAACTTACAAGTTGTACACATATGGTTGCCTACATAACATGCAGTTAATAGCCGAATTGCTGGACATTAAACATAAATATCTGCTATTAGATGCAGAAATACAAAGGCACTTCGACAGACCGGACAGATAAATTTAGAGGAAATAGAGATCTGTAGTGCCTCTCTTTAGCCATCATCTTCACAACATTCAAACCCCCATCCCACTGACCGCTTCTTTCAATTCGTCAAAGTCCATTCCATTCATCATCAAATGACGCCTGTTCGAAACAAGAAGAGACCAAGCGACAGTAATCTCCACTTCCACCTTAGGGTCACGGTCACCCAAGAAACATGTCTCCTGACTTATATTGCAAGCTTTGGGCGTGAAGCAAACCTCACCTTGTGCGGTGATATCACCAGATTCTGAGTAGGCTTGTATGACAACATTCAGGCTTCCTTCCAATTCTACAGAAACTACATGACTTGATAGACGAAGGTAACCATATGAACCCTTAGGCATTGTTCTACCGCGTGAAGCAAGCATCACAACTTCCATGGATGGGGCATGAGTAGTATAAAAGACTTTACCATCAGTGACCTTATATGTCCGCGGTGGTGAGAGGCAAGCCACTTTACCACCGTAATCGAAAGGCCATGGTCCATTTTTGACACAGACACCCAATATAGTGGCCTGGACAGTTTCATGAATTCGCTCCATGCATAACTCTATTCTGCAGAAGCAGTTGCTGAAGGAAATGGTATGTCCTCCGCTGTAATGGCGCCTCCCACTAATCAATGCTATATCTTGAGACAATGTTTTGCCTTTCACTCTTAGCTCGGTTTCAAAGTAAACATCATCAGTAAACACAATGGCACGAGACGGGCCAATTAAGCGCAAAAAAGGATCCTGCAGGCGTCACCAAACAACTTATTAGTACCGGCAATCCTAAAGGAACAAAACATACCTACTTCTAAACCTTTTTTTGAACTGACACAATATGACAGCAAGAGAAGACAAGTAAGGAAGAATGGCACCACATATGCATTAAATATACAAAAAATTGTAGGAAAGGGTTATATCAGGTAAAGTACTAGCATACATACGTCCTGACTGAGCTTCTGCGACCTCCACCTATCGCAAGAGAAGAGGAGGTTGCGGCTGTGATCCACGCAGTCTCGAGCGGCAACCACCCCATACACAGACAATGGCCACTCAAGGCCGCCTTTTAACTCCTCGAGCTTGATGGTGAAGATCTGCAGGGTGGCCCCAGCGATGGCGGCATCTCCTGGGTCGCATCCAGGTGTGCAGTGGGTAAAGTGCATGGGACTCACGGTCGCTGCAAAGACCAACCAAATAGAAGACTTACAGAAATCTAACATGAATGGATGGATCAAAGCATAAGCATGCACGAATGTGTTAACTTGCTAGTATTCAGTACTCACTCGTGTCTTCGAAGAACGCGCGGCCACACGCTCCCCAGTTAGATTCCCAGCTTGTACGGTACGAGGCAAAGCTGTTGGCCTCAAAGGCCATCTCCTCCTCTTTGGCTATTTCCAGGGCCGATTTGCCTCTGTCCATCTCCATCTTCATATCATGATCACATGGGCACAGTTTGGATTCATTGGAGCCTTGGACCTGCTTCAGATCCATGGCTGCATGGTGTTGGGGCCTTGCGGATGGAGCCGCAGCACAATCTCCGCGCTTCCCCTTCTTATGACCCCCGCGGTTCCCCTTCTTACTGCCACGAGACTGCATCTTGGTATCAGGCCCGCGGGGAAGTTGTTGAGATTGCATCTCAGTCTCACAAGGCAATGGACCAATCAACTGCTTCTCCACGAAGGATTTTCCCTTCTTACTGCGACGAGGAGGAACCTTACTCTGGATGTCAGGTCGACTAGAAATAACTTCAGACTGCTGCGTCCTGGCCTCAACCTTTTCCCCGTCGTCTAATTTGGTTCCAGACAAGTCCAAATTTTTGAAATGCACCTCCATGGTTGTCACCTCATCCTCATGGGCACCTTCCGGATAAATCTCATGGCAGTCATACACAGATGGTTGCCTCTGCTGTTGTaaaggaggaggggaaggaggacCTGGAACCTCACTCTGGATCAGAGAGCCGCAAGAAAGAACTGGTTCCTCCAAGAGGGATTTGCCGCTGCCCCTCCGCAACTTGGTCCTCTTCTTCCGCCCCACTTCAGCCGACCAGGCTTCCATGGCTTCGAAAAAAACAGGATTGACCTCCTTCTGTTTCTCTCTGTTTCGCTCGAGGTCATCCAAAATAGCACTCACAACTGATACATATTCCACGCTCGGCGTCCACGGCAACGAGTCACCTTCGGTCCTCTCATGCTCCTCCAGTGCTCTCTCCTTCCGTCTTCGAAAATCGGCCAACAGCGTTTTCTCCTCCTTAAGCAGTTCTGATCGCAGCCCCGCCAATTGTTTGAGCTTCTCAGGAGGGATGACCGGACCCTTGTGACCCCCCTTCTTCATGCCGTGAGAAGGAGGAGGGACTGGAACCTTACTCTGGATCTCAGGGCTGCAAGAGACATCTTCAGACAGATCCTCCTCCAAGACAACAGATTTGCCCCTGTCCATCGCATCCTCCGCCTCATCGCCACCACCATCCAATGTGTCCGACTAGTTAGGCATATCCTCCCGCTCCAGTTTTATGATCCGCCCCTGAAAGTCTTCGAGCTTCTCAGGAGTCATGCCACGAGGATGGGGAAGGGGGGGACTGGAACCTTACTCTGGATCTCGGTGCCGCAAGAAAGAGCTTCAGGCTGCTGCTCGGTGGACTTGCCGGATTCCCcttccgtccccgtccccgtctccACCTCAAGAGGCGCCCTCGCCTCACTTTCCCACGGCCGCCACCCGCCGTCGCTTCTCTTTTTGTGTTCTAATAGgtggtccgccgccgccgcccagtcgGAAAGAGCTCAACTTAGGGTTCCTCCCAAAGGGAGCAGTTCCGAGTGCGGGGAATGAGGATTGAGGAACGAGTAAAATGACCACTAGCTTCAAAAAAAAAAAGTAAAATGACCACTCATATGTCCCCGACGCGTCGGGTGCGTCCAGGAAGAGGGCCCGATCATCCTTCGGTTTAAGTCCGGTGCAATCACATGCGTGATTTTTTTAACACAATATAGACACGTACATACATACACTCATTTCTATAAACGCGCAAAAACTTACCCAATGCAAGCAGCAATCTCAAATATGCGACTTGAACTGCAAGAAATACTACTGTCCTCCTGGCTATTCAATCACAAATCACAAGTTGGTTCGCatcacatatcttaaatacatactacACACATGTGACACAAAAGTTGAGTACTATTACATATACAGGGTCTGTTACAGTCCAGAAAAAATTATCAAAAATTGACATCGTATTTGATCCTTCCTAGATATGGCTTTCTGTGAAACAAAAGCTGACACAGAGCACTAACTAATaaattagtctaaaaataataataaatgatATAAAAACATAAAAAGTAATAATATAAACATTTAACAatcaaaattatacatacgtttgcAACGtaacagcatccccaagcttaattcctactcgtccatgAGTAGGTAATGATAAACAAAAAAATTGATGTTAAACGCTACCTAACATGTTCTTGATCAAATGATCTAACAATAGTATGAATTTGAGATACGTATTATTCCAGACAATAGTCTATCAATTTAACATCAGATTACTAATACACAATCATGCAAGTAAACAATTATTGCCTTTTAAAATAAAAATGCTAAATAATGTGATATATACACACTTAATCATAATAAGCATGGCACACTTGGTCTTCCTAGCATATAAAGATATCAAGTCATGAACAACTCCGACGCTAAACCAAGCAATTAAATCATATTTTTCTCCGTTTTAGCCATTTCAACTCTCACGTAATCCTTAAGCGTGAGCCATGGTCTTAGCAATTTTTTAAAAGGGAGGCataagatttgcctcatctattaaataaggagagaatagagtttagagtttACATAACACCCCACGcaaatggcatgaaaattacttgcACAAAATTACAGACCCAAATTTCTTTGCGCCGGCAGTAACCTATAACTTTGCTTCTTCAAGAATGGATCTAAGGAGAACAGGCGGTGGAGCAAATTTTTGACAAAACACTCTAGCATTCCGCTCATTCCAAACGGTCCATGAGATGAGCATGGTGAGGGAGGTCATGGCATGCCACTTTGGGTTTCGGCTATCGGTTTGCTTGTCCCACCACTTGTTGACGGATTCATCAAGATGCCACTGGGAGGTGTTGACGTGAGGTAGCCCAAGCTTCTCGATGATAGATCTCCAAAGCCTAAGCGTGTACTGACACTTGAAGAAGAGGCGACGCCCCATTTCTTGTTCTCTCTTGCATTGTTGGCAAAGGCCACAGTTTACCCAACCGCGCCTCTCCAACCGATCGGCGGTCCAAATACGATCTTGTAGAGCTAACCAAGCGAAGAATTTGACCTAGGGGGGCAAGCCTTCCAAACCATGTGATCCATGGGTGAGAGAGTCAAACCGAGGAATTGAGCCTTATACGCGGTGGCCGTCGAGTATATCCCATCATTCGCATGCTTCCAAATGATACCATCTTCGGCTTGCCCACCAAGGTGAAAGTCATGAACAAGCATCCAAAGAGTGAAGAACTCGCGAATGTGGCCAACGGTGACAATGGTGTTGGGATTGATTTTGAGAATCCAAGCACTTCCCTGAAAGTAGGTGCAAAGGCCAGTCGCATCCCCAAAACCTCTCAAGATGGACGCAAGGTTGTCGATATCTGTTTTAATAGGAGCACAAAAAACGGCGGCATCATCCGCATATAGGGAGGTCCACACCATGGGCCTTGCCCACGAATCTTATGAAGAAGGCCTTTCCGGGTTGCCAAATCCATAATCTTATTGGATCAATCGCGATGACAAAAAAAATGGGGAAATGGTGTCACCCtaccgagcccaccatcgtgcttaATGGGGGACAGGGATCCCATTCAAGAGAATGCAAGACAAAGACGAGGAAAGCAGCGCGGCAATCCAAGCGTGGAACTTGTCCAAGAATCCCATACGCTGGAGAAGATCCAAAATGCATTCCCACTTAATGAGTCAAAGGCCTTTCTTATGTCTAGCTTGAAGAGCAGAGCAGGGGTCTTGCACTTGTGTAACCGCCTAGCAAAATTCCGAACGCACATGAAGTTATCATGGATACTATGCCTCTTGATGAAAGCACTCTGTGCGTTGGAGACAAGGTCATCCATGAGAGGAGCAAGCCGAAGCGACAAGACCTTGGCAATAATTTTGGCTAGGGCATGGATGAGACTGATATAGGTCTATAATCAGAGATGTCTTTCACGCTCTCCTTTTTGGGTAATAGAACAACATTGGCGGAATTCCCCCATTGCAGGTTGGAGGTTTGAAGGGAGTCGAAATGCTGGATGACCCTCATGACCGTATGCTTGATGATTCCCCAACACTTCTTGAAGAAGATCCTCGTGAAGCCATTTGGACCTGGTGCCTTATCACTAGGCATTTCTTTTATGGCCGCCCATACCTCACCTTCTGTGATGGTGTTACCCAGGTCGTGCAAGTCATGGGTTTCCACCCCAAGCTCATCCCAGTTGAAGTCTTTGTTGCTACTACGTCCCCTACCCATGACCTCAGAGAAGTGGTCATGGATGATCTTCTCTTTTTCCTTGTGCTCGTTCACCCACCCATGTGCTTGTTTAATCCGATGAATGGTGATTCTTCCTTCTTCTGGCATTGATGTGGCGGTGGAAGAATTTTCTGTTTGCATCCCCATGCCTCAAGTTTGCCAACCGAGCACATTGGCTCTTCCTAGTCCTCTCAAGTACCGCCAAACCGATCACCCTCCACTTGAGCCTCGAGTGTATGTCACATTCCTCTAGAGAAAGGGCCCTCGCCTCTTGCGCAATGTTGAGGTGGACAATCACAAGTAGGGCCGCATGGAGTTGGACCTTTGCCTTGGAGAACAGGTTCTTGCTCCACTCAGTAAGCCGGGTCGCGGGTTATTTGAGCTTGTGGTATAGGACTTGCAACTCCGGGTGCCTGACATGCTCATCCCATGCCTTTTTCACCACCTCAGGGAAGCCGTGCAAAGAAGCCCAGAAGTTTTCGAACTTGAAAGATCTTGGCCTTCTAGGCCCTTTGTCAACAATGGTCGGAGAGGGAAGACGACAAAGCATTTAGCACATGGGTGTTGAAGGCCATATCCCGCTCCGCATTATAGAAGAAGGAGTTGAGCTTGCAAAGAGTTGGGTTGTCCCGCTCATTACTCCAAATGAAGTGCCTATTTTGTAGGTGAATTTCCTTGAGCTCACAAGATTGTAGCATAGCCCAGAAGCGATTGATCCTACTCCGGTtaaattttctctcatttttgtctCGTGCGCAGTAAATTTGGTTGAAATCTCCAAGGGCCAGCCATGCAATCCCATTGGGAGGCTTGTGGGATATGAGCTCGGCAAAAAAACATCTTTGCAAGCGTGATCAGTTATCCCATATACGGACGTGACCCTAAAGCAGACGTCGGTTGCACGGATACAGACCATGAAAAGAGAGGAAATAGGTCGATGTGGTGATATCAGAGACATCGAGAACTTCTCATCCCATAGGAGTAGAATTCCTCCCCTAGTCCCTAACATTGGGCATTGTGCAAAGCTTTGAAGTTTGTTGCCACCCAGGAAGGCAGCGATGAATTT is a window of Triticum dicoccoides isolate Atlit2015 ecotype Zavitan chromosome 2B, WEW_v2.0, whole genome shotgun sequence DNA encoding:
- the LOC119362505 gene encoding uncharacterized protein LOC119362505 gives rise to the protein MDRGKSVVLEEDLSEDVSCSPEIQSKVPVPPPSHGMKKGGHKGPVIPPEKLKQLAGLRSELLKEEKTLLADFRRRKERALEEHERTEGDSLPWTPSVEYVSVVSAILDDLERNREKQKEVNPVFFEAMEAWSAEVGRKKRTKLRRGSGKSLLEEPVLSCGSLIQSEVPGPPSPPPLQQQRQPSVYDCHEIYPEGAHEDEVTTMEVHFKNLDLSGTKLDDGEKVEARTQQSEVISSRPDIQSKVPPRRSKKGKSFVEKQLIGPLPCETEMQSQQLPRGPDTKMQSRGSKKGNRGGHKKGKRGDCAAAPSARPQHHAAMDLKQVQGSNESKLCPCDHDMKMEMDRGKSALEIAKEEEMAFEANSFASYRTSWESNWGACGRAFFEDTTTVSPMHFTHCTPGCDPGDAAIAGATLQIFTIKLEELKGGLEWPLSVYGVVAARDCVDHSRNLLFSCDRWRSQKLSQDDPFLRLIGPSRAIVFTDDVYFETELRVKGKTLSQDIALISGRRHYSGGHTISFSNCFCRIELCMERIHETVQATILGVCVKNGPWPFDYGGKVACLSPPRTYKVTDGKVFYTTHAPSMEVVMLASRGRTMPKGSYGYLRLSSHVVSVELEGSLNVVIQAYSESGDITAQGEVCFTPKACNISQETCFLGDRDPKVEVEITVAWSLLVSNRRHLMMNGMDFDELKEAVSGMGV